In Thiovibrio frasassiensis, one DNA window encodes the following:
- a CDS encoding AsmA family protein — MNLPKITNLRLRSRILLACAVFVLLGVITPALLLPHLIDLDALKAQMSNQVNAKLNGTLQTERLEWAWLPLPHLNLRNTRFTSEDSALVAPMVKVYPDWLSLFRGKARIGKIVLTNPEMRVSRFPATLSEPPDPELAGLKVVIRNGTLQVAANSQWPVLRSRDFTMKGLSGSVGIGLAAVEFKLSGKPAEGEDLAFSGEYLREDGSYRLKFSCRNFNLRKIFHSFAEGALIPEDSPLNLKGSLEGRGVEKIRGKIVGDAPCLLAFPKDKKIVMDCGFVDLSFAKDGDNLLVTLNEFEMRDPGLKLAGTVRRTAGSTPESAPVWQIDLKGEDFDLTKIRAAVLGMWGEHEVARRLGEIVQSGKAGKATYKFKGTTADFEYVRNMHLTAEGIEDATVVIPEGGLRLTDTKGKLRIEKGLLVVDAEQGEMGNSRGKNCHLILGLPDDDFTFKLDVDLDADLAELPAVLRRLVDHQPFQEELAKFSGVSGRASGHLHLGDHLRDFQVALEVASMQGKGRYAPLAWDFAVDGGEMTIAPPLVQWRNVRGDYGPHVVKKSAGQVRFPDDIFLEVTQLDAVLAAKELEKEDLSYFKEITGALQEHITRADGRIELRNTTISGKASEPKLWKADADVLVQNLAVTTPSCPEPIRIKQGKGHLSDKEITVSEASGSVFGDPFTLTAALSHKAFAALRGKISLQGKVGQGFGQWLKERQLVSPALFPHLPFRMESLQVDLQEEKTLVKGVIRPENVLFSPAKADFAVEFSVNDPLKMSAHVYGAKEEAVINVDFLDNTKEIFLFSWKGELSRKTVDQLLDRKNLLRGKIAGDFQLYLPRDPNKVACTGQIEVKDLRWYLEEQEERFVDIQELRLAGAGKDLKVRRLACALNAQESVELYGLVSRVGNGLAVKLDLTSPALSRKTLLELRDTFKRLKDNGATAASGEPRQESLRNITGTVVFDVEKFSSGPKAGESGSPTLVWQPLKGEIRIHPQWRMSALISNGRLCCLDTTGEWFSTPALGMSHFSLNSACPTPPRFEVVLPCLGYPQDLIEGEFSLNGRLEGVLDNWQDGHLQIESHQGRILRMKLLSKIFSVVNITDLFSVNPVGDGSQASTKGFPYTDLLLKAHVKDNELIIDEAVVRGEGLNLFARGKMNLATFELDIVVMISPFKTLDAIVSKVPLVGRVIGGETATLVTIPVGVTGKASDPEVTLLPPSAVGEGLLNIVKRTLLLPFHILSPILPDAATEPEKKP, encoded by the coding sequence ATGAATCTGCCCAAAATCACCAATCTCCGCCTCAGAAGCAGGATCCTCCTTGCCTGCGCCGTTTTTGTCCTTTTGGGAGTAATCACCCCAGCCTTGCTGCTCCCGCACCTTATCGATCTCGACGCGCTTAAAGCGCAGATGAGTAATCAGGTAAACGCCAAACTGAATGGCACCTTGCAGACCGAACGTCTGGAGTGGGCCTGGCTGCCCCTGCCGCATCTCAATCTCCGCAATACCCGTTTTACCAGCGAGGATAGTGCTCTGGTGGCGCCCATGGTCAAGGTGTATCCAGACTGGTTGTCTTTATTCCGGGGCAAGGCCCGCATTGGCAAGATAGTGCTGACGAATCCCGAGATGCGGGTGAGCCGCTTTCCCGCGACCCTGTCCGAGCCGCCCGACCCTGAACTTGCCGGGTTGAAAGTGGTGATCCGCAACGGGACCTTGCAGGTTGCCGCGAACAGTCAATGGCCTGTTCTGCGCAGCAGGGATTTCACCATGAAAGGACTCAGCGGCAGCGTGGGTATCGGTCTTGCCGCCGTTGAGTTCAAGCTTTCCGGTAAACCCGCGGAGGGTGAGGACTTGGCCTTCTCCGGAGAGTATCTGCGGGAGGATGGTTCCTACCGTTTGAAGTTTTCCTGCCGCAACTTCAATCTTCGCAAGATATTCCATTCCTTTGCTGAAGGTGCCCTGATCCCCGAGGATTCCCCGCTCAATCTCAAGGGCAGCCTTGAGGGCCGCGGAGTTGAAAAGATCCGGGGCAAAATCGTTGGCGATGCCCCCTGCCTGCTTGCCTTTCCCAAGGATAAAAAAATTGTGATGGACTGCGGCTTCGTTGATCTCTCTTTTGCTAAGGATGGAGACAACCTGCTCGTGACCCTCAATGAATTTGAAATGCGTGATCCGGGGTTGAAACTCGCCGGAACGGTTCGGCGTACTGCCGGCAGCACGCCGGAGTCCGCGCCGGTGTGGCAGATCGATCTCAAGGGCGAGGATTTTGATCTGACCAAGATCCGGGCTGCGGTTCTCGGTATGTGGGGGGAGCATGAGGTTGCCAGAAGGCTTGGGGAGATCGTGCAGTCCGGCAAAGCCGGTAAAGCCACGTACAAATTTAAAGGGACCACGGCTGATTTTGAATATGTGCGCAACATGCACCTTACCGCCGAGGGTATTGAAGACGCCACGGTCGTGATCCCGGAAGGAGGGCTGCGCTTGACCGACACCAAGGGCAAACTCCGTATTGAAAAAGGGCTGCTGGTGGTGGATGCCGAGCAAGGGGAGATGGGCAACAGCCGGGGCAAGAATTGCCACCTGATCCTGGGGTTGCCGGATGATGATTTCACTTTCAAGCTCGATGTTGATCTCGACGCAGATCTTGCCGAGCTTCCGGCGGTTTTGCGGCGGCTTGTCGACCACCAGCCCTTTCAGGAGGAATTGGCAAAATTCAGCGGGGTATCGGGTCGGGCGAGCGGACATCTCCATCTCGGCGATCATCTCAGGGATTTCCAGGTCGCCCTTGAAGTTGCCTCCATGCAGGGCAAGGGGCGTTACGCTCCCTTGGCCTGGGATTTTGCCGTTGACGGCGGGGAAATGACCATTGCCCCGCCGTTGGTGCAATGGCGGAACGTGCGGGGGGATTATGGCCCCCATGTGGTGAAAAAAAGCGCTGGGCAGGTTCGTTTCCCGGATGATATTTTCCTGGAGGTCACCCAGCTTGACGCGGTGCTCGCCGCCAAGGAGCTGGAAAAGGAAGACCTTTCCTATTTCAAGGAAATCACCGGCGCCTTGCAGGAACATATCACCCGGGCGGATGGCAGGATTGAACTGCGCAATACCACCATTTCCGGCAAGGCTTCGGAGCCGAAGCTGTGGAAAGCGGACGCGGATGTTCTGGTGCAAAATCTTGCCGTGACAACGCCTTCCTGCCCGGAACCGATTCGGATCAAGCAAGGAAAGGGACATCTGTCTGACAAGGAGATTACGGTTTCCGAAGCCAGCGGTTCTGTTTTTGGCGACCCTTTCACTCTGACCGCCGCATTGTCCCATAAGGCTTTTGCTGCGCTACGCGGGAAAATATCCCTGCAAGGCAAGGTCGGACAAGGCTTTGGGCAATGGCTCAAGGAGCGTCAGCTCGTTTCCCCAGCCCTGTTTCCGCACCTGCCATTTCGCATGGAATCCTTGCAGGTCGATTTGCAGGAAGAGAAAACTCTTGTCAAGGGAGTGATCCGGCCGGAGAATGTGTTGTTCAGCCCGGCCAAGGCCGATTTCGCCGTGGAATTTAGCGTAAACGATCCGCTAAAGATGTCGGCCCATGTTTATGGTGCGAAAGAAGAAGCCGTGATCAACGTAGATTTTCTCGATAACACTAAGGAAATCTTTCTTTTCTCTTGGAAGGGGGAGCTCTCCAGGAAAACGGTTGATCAGCTGTTGGATCGGAAAAATCTGCTGCGGGGCAAGATTGCCGGCGATTTTCAACTTTATCTCCCCCGGGACCCCAACAAGGTTGCCTGTACCGGCCAGATCGAGGTTAAGGATCTGCGCTGGTACCTGGAAGAGCAGGAAGAACGGTTTGTCGATATCCAGGAGCTTCGCCTCGCCGGGGCAGGCAAAGACCTCAAGGTGCGGCGGTTGGCCTGTGCCTTGAATGCGCAGGAGTCCGTGGAGCTCTATGGTTTGGTCTCGCGGGTCGGCAACGGGCTTGCCGTAAAACTTGATCTCACCTCTCCCGCCCTTTCCAGGAAGACCTTGCTGGAATTACGGGACACCTTCAAACGGCTGAAGGACAACGGGGCCACCGCTGCTTCCGGAGAGCCTCGGCAGGAGTCTCTCCGGAATATCACCGGCACCGTGGTCTTTGACGTGGAGAAGTTCAGCTCCGGCCCGAAAGCCGGGGAGAGCGGTTCCCCCACTTTGGTCTGGCAGCCGCTCAAGGGGGAAATCCGAATTCATCCCCAGTGGAGGATGTCCGCGCTCATTAGTAATGGCCGCCTTTGCTGTCTGGACACCACCGGCGAGTGGTTTTCAACCCCCGCGCTGGGCATGAGCCATTTTTCCTTGAACAGCGCCTGCCCCACCCCGCCGCGCTTTGAAGTCGTCCTGCCCTGTCTGGGCTATCCCCAGGATCTCATTGAAGGAGAGTTCTCCCTCAACGGTCGCCTGGAAGGGGTGTTGGACAACTGGCAGGACGGACATCTCCAGATTGAGTCCCACCAGGGGCGGATTCTGCGCATGAAGCTGCTTTCGAAGATCTTCAGTGTGGTCAATATCACGGATCTTTTTAGTGTCAACCCGGTGGGGGATGGGTCCCAGGCATCCACCAAGGGGTTCCCTTACACGGATCTTCTTTTGAAGGCCCATGTGAAAGACAACGAGCTGATTATCGATGAGGCGGTGGTGCGCGGAGAAGGATTGAATCTCTTTGCCAGGGGGAAGATGAATCTTGCCACCTTTGAGCTGGATATCGTGGTCATGATCTCCCCGTTTAAAACCCTTGACGCCATTGTCAGCAAGGTGCCCTTGGTTGGCAGGGTCATCGGCGGGGAAACCGCGACCCTTGTCACCATCCCGGTCGGGGTTACCGGCAAGGCCAGCGACCCCGAGGTGACCCTGCTGCCTCCCAGTGCGGTGGGTGAGGGGTTGTTGAATATCGTCAAACGAACATTGCTACTGCCCTTTCATATTCTTTCGCCGATTTTGCCCGATGCGGCAACGGAGCCGGAAAAGAAGCCATAG
- a CDS encoding Gfo/Idh/MocA family protein: MTQTRIGVIGVGYLGKFHAQKYMANPEVELVGVADANPASAAEVAQFCNTTAFADYQQLLDKVDAVSVVVPTSLHHEVARRCLLAGVDVMLEKPMTTTLAEADELIALADEKQRILQVGHIERYNPALLAMQKHLTQPLFIESHRIHVFKPRGLDVNVVLDLMIHDIDIILSLVKSPIASMHAVGMEVFTQTTDIANVRLIFENGCTANLTVSRVSRENIRRLRIFQPHSFLAVDFGKKEITVIKPKKELDANNMPQEEVISSCYLHQDALEMELTDFVKNVRNRTQPMVSGREGRLALAVAQEIMARITEHVAAHPQLFNV; the protein is encoded by the coding sequence ATGACACAGACACGCATCGGGGTTATCGGCGTAGGGTATCTCGGCAAATTTCATGCCCAAAAATACATGGCAAACCCGGAGGTGGAGCTGGTGGGGGTGGCGGATGCCAATCCTGCCAGTGCTGCCGAGGTGGCTCAATTTTGCAACACCACCGCCTTTGCGGATTATCAGCAACTGCTCGACAAGGTCGATGCCGTGAGCGTGGTGGTGCCCACCAGCCTGCACCATGAGGTGGCAAGAAGATGTCTTCTCGCCGGCGTCGATGTGATGCTGGAAAAACCTATGACCACAACCCTGGCCGAGGCGGACGAGCTCATCGCCCTGGCCGATGAGAAGCAACGCATCCTCCAGGTCGGCCATATCGAGCGCTACAACCCGGCCCTCCTGGCCATGCAGAAACATCTGACCCAACCGCTCTTCATCGAGTCGCACCGGATCCATGTCTTCAAACCCCGGGGGTTGGATGTTAACGTGGTCCTCGATCTGATGATCCACGACATCGACATCATTCTCAGTCTGGTCAAATCCCCCATCGCCTCCATGCATGCGGTGGGCATGGAGGTTTTCACCCAGACCACCGATATTGCCAATGTTCGCTTGATCTTTGAAAACGGCTGCACCGCCAATCTCACGGTGAGTCGCGTTTCCCGGGAAAATATCCGACGGCTTCGCATCTTCCAACCCCATTCCTTCCTGGCAGTTGATTTCGGCAAAAAGGAAATCACCGTGATCAAGCCCAAAAAGGAGTTGGACGCAAACAACATGCCCCAGGAGGAGGTCATCTCTTCCTGCTATCTCCATCAGGATGCCCTGGAAATGGAGCTGACGGATTTTGTCAAGAATGTCCGCAACCGGACCCAGCCGATGGTCTCGGGCAGGGAAGGGCGCTTGGCCCTGGCCGTGGCCCAGGAGATCATGGCCAGGATCACGGAACATGTCGCCGCCCATCCCCAGCTCTTCAATGTCTGA
- the lpxB gene encoding lipid-A-disaccharide synthase — MPAPNSPRIMIVAGEASGDMHGARLIAALKEQAPGAQICGIGGPELMRQGVEILYDASRLAVVGIVEVISHFRFIREAMRALEKRLREQPPDLLILIDYPDFNLILAKKAKRLGIPVFYYISPQVWAWRSGRVKTIQERVNRLAVILSFEKDFYHTHGMEVEYVGHPLMDTVRTAMPRTEFLHSLGIAPESTLIGILPGSRKREIAGMLPIFLAAAKRMQEQMTPKPVFVLPLAPTLSEEDLLANGLADAGVEVRVVRENRYDLMGACSAVMAASGTVSLELAILDVPMVISYRVSPLTYFLGRRLIKVQYASLVNLVANREVVEELLQDEAVPEKIATATMRLIVNQPERSRMLAGLAEVRQKLGGEGASARTARLALDLARTGQRRT, encoded by the coding sequence ATGCCGGCCCCAAACTCGCCCCGGATCATGATCGTTGCCGGCGAGGCCTCCGGCGACATGCACGGGGCCCGGCTCATCGCCGCCCTTAAGGAGCAGGCTCCCGGGGCGCAGATCTGCGGCATCGGCGGCCCGGAACTTATGCGCCAGGGCGTGGAAATTCTGTACGACGCCTCCCGGTTGGCCGTGGTGGGCATTGTCGAGGTCATCAGCCATTTCCGCTTCATCCGCGAGGCCATGCGCGCCCTTGAAAAACGGCTGCGGGAGCAGCCTCCCGACCTGTTGATCCTCATCGACTACCCCGACTTCAACCTGATCCTGGCCAAAAAAGCCAAGCGACTCGGCATCCCGGTGTTCTACTACATCAGCCCGCAGGTCTGGGCCTGGCGCTCCGGCAGGGTGAAAACCATTCAGGAACGGGTGAACCGGCTGGCCGTGATCCTCTCTTTTGAAAAGGATTTCTACCACACACATGGGATGGAGGTTGAGTATGTGGGACACCCTCTCATGGACACGGTGCGCACCGCCATGCCCCGGACGGAGTTTTTGCACTCCCTGGGCATTGCCCCGGAAAGTACGTTGATCGGCATTTTGCCCGGCAGCCGGAAACGGGAGATAGCCGGGATGCTCCCAATATTTTTGGCGGCGGCAAAACGGATGCAGGAACAGATGACGCCCAAACCGGTCTTTGTCCTGCCCCTGGCCCCTACCCTGAGCGAGGAGGATCTTCTGGCCAACGGCTTGGCGGATGCGGGGGTCGAGGTGCGGGTGGTGCGGGAGAACCGCTACGACCTTATGGGTGCCTGCAGCGCGGTGATGGCGGCCTCGGGCACGGTTTCCTTGGAGCTGGCCATCCTGGATGTGCCCATGGTCATTTCCTACCGGGTTTCGCCGCTCACCTATTTTTTGGGACGGCGGCTGATCAAGGTGCAATACGCCTCGTTGGTCAATCTGGTGGCCAACCGGGAGGTGGTGGAGGAGCTGCTGCAGGATGAGGCGGTGCCGGAAAAAATCGCCACCGCCACCATGCGTCTCATTGTGAACCAACCGGAACGCAGCCGCATGTTGGCGGGTTTGGCCGAGGTCCGGCAAAAATTGGGCGGGGAAGGAGCCTCGGCCCGGACCGCACGGTTGGCCTTGGACCTGGCTCGGACGGGGCAGAGGAGAACCTAA
- a CDS encoding response regulator translates to MNRPRLLFIDDEEINRSNFLETFGDEYEILLAGSGEEALEIMAREGTLALILSDQRMPGISGAEVLAQARELAPKAERIMITGYSEPEDMMAAINQGQVYRYILKPWTSGELRIAIIQAVERHQLKEENLVLLLALEKKNVELEELVRARTLELKNLQGLLPICSYCRKIRDDKNAWHGLEDYLHQHSDILFTHGICPHCYDKVVAENMLLLGELKSKGE, encoded by the coding sequence ATGAACCGGCCCCGCTTGCTGTTCATCGACGACGAGGAGATAAACCGGAGCAACTTCCTGGAGACCTTTGGGGATGAGTATGAAATCCTGCTGGCCGGTTCCGGGGAGGAGGCCTTGGAGATCATGGCCCGGGAAGGCACCCTCGCCTTGATCCTTTCCGACCAGCGGATGCCGGGGATTTCCGGAGCCGAGGTACTGGCCCAAGCCCGTGAGCTGGCGCCCAAGGCGGAACGGATTATGATCACCGGCTATTCCGAGCCGGAGGATATGATGGCCGCCATCAACCAGGGGCAGGTGTACCGGTACATCCTCAAGCCCTGGACCAGCGGAGAGCTGCGCATCGCCATCATCCAGGCGGTGGAACGGCATCAGCTCAAAGAGGAAAACCTGGTCCTGCTCTTAGCCCTGGAGAAAAAAAACGTCGAACTGGAAGAGCTGGTCCGGGCCCGGACCCTGGAGTTGAAAAATCTCCAGGGCCTGCTGCCCATCTGCTCCTATTGCCGAAAGATCCGGGACGACAAGAATGCCTGGCACGGGCTGGAGGACTATCTGCACCAGCATTCCGACATCCTCTTTACCCACGGCATCTGTCCGCACTGCTACGACAAGGTGGTAGCGGAAAATATGCTTCTGCTCGGGGAGTTGAAGAGCAAGGGGGAATAA
- a CDS encoding response regulator has product MSRKKGRVLYVDDEEINLVNFRETLSDEFEIFLAGSGKEAMALLAREGEMALVVSDQRMPGMSGIELLTEVREMYPDTIRMIISAYTEIHELIEAINKAEVYRYFVKPWKEDQLRFSIGNAVGTYALGQEIKQFVEQGRKQMAERMRSLEGEKR; this is encoded by the coding sequence ATGAGTAGGAAGAAAGGACGGGTCCTCTATGTGGACGACGAGGAGATCAATCTGGTCAATTTCCGCGAGACCTTGAGTGACGAGTTTGAGATCTTCCTTGCCGGGTCCGGCAAGGAGGCGATGGCCCTTCTTGCGCGGGAGGGGGAGATGGCCCTGGTCGTTTCCGACCAACGGATGCCGGGGATGAGCGGCATCGAACTGCTGACCGAGGTCCGGGAGATGTATCCGGACACCATCCGGATGATCATCAGCGCCTACACCGAGATCCACGAGCTGATCGAGGCCATCAACAAGGCGGAGGTGTACCGCTATTTCGTCAAGCCCTGGAAGGAAGACCAATTGCGGTTCAGCATCGGCAACGCGGTGGGCACCTATGCCCTGGGCCAGGAGATCAAGCAGTTTGTGGAACAGGGGAGAAAGCAGATGGCCGAGCGCATGCGGAGCCTGGAGGGAGAGAAAAGATGA
- a CDS encoding sensor histidine kinase, protein MTLFDQHWIGRKFWRPQGYRLKLFLTFLLVLVVCGGALILLFGQIQRQTLRDQTHNKGKFVSSMLARNLETPLFFMNMDQIDEKVEAILAASGVAAVFIYDKDTNLIFSRIVPQDGEGVIRPEEMGRLAKIMVEHRTGSEVRRNSLWRQARYFVFCKEVIAAGQSQDKTSLYFDTGKVEARATTDLGGVQIIFSQLQYERGMERIIRHAVLLFLSFLPISLFVSLKLARDVVSPLSTLVASLQHRLGKTEEEEEEEEEEKAGDELGQLESNFKQLVNKLDLAFATIGQMNEKLEETVAARTAELTSAIHELKEAQAQLVQSEKMSAVGQLVAGVAHEVNNTTNFITGALPPLGKRLEELRGILEGHGEQSCPDSGRVAELMQSINLLMGNVQEGARRTSKIVTDLKNFSRPDTDLAHPIDINQCLESTLTLTLPEYRHRMEVVREFAPELPMVSGSQGQLNQVFMNLIINAIHAQSNKGSLLIRTFCSEDGVHVVFADKGVGIPKNIQERIFDPFFTTKEVGKGTGLGLSVSFGIINKHQGRILVRSEPGQGAEFEVILPAGQKSSVS, encoded by the coding sequence ATGACCCTCTTTGATCAGCATTGGATTGGCAGAAAGTTTTGGCGGCCGCAGGGTTACCGGTTGAAGCTGTTTCTCACCTTTTTACTGGTTCTGGTTGTCTGCGGCGGCGCTCTGATCTTGCTCTTTGGCCAGATCCAGAGACAGACCCTGCGGGATCAGACGCACAACAAAGGGAAATTTGTCTCCTCGATGCTGGCCCGCAACCTGGAAACCCCGCTTTTTTTCATGAATATGGACCAGATCGATGAAAAGGTGGAAGCTATCCTCGCTGCAAGTGGTGTTGCCGCCGTTTTTATCTACGACAAGGACACCAACCTGATTTTTTCCAGGATTGTCCCCCAAGACGGAGAGGGTGTCATCCGGCCGGAGGAAATGGGGAGACTTGCCAAAATCATGGTGGAGCACCGAACGGGTAGCGAGGTGAGGCGCAATTCCCTGTGGCGCCAGGCTCGCTACTTTGTGTTCTGCAAAGAGGTCATCGCCGCCGGTCAGTCCCAAGATAAGACCTCCCTCTATTTCGACACGGGCAAGGTGGAAGCGCGCGCGACCACCGATCTTGGCGGCGTGCAGATTATTTTTAGTCAGCTCCAGTACGAAAGGGGCATGGAGCGGATCATTCGCCACGCGGTGCTGCTCTTTCTCTCCTTTCTCCCCATCTCTCTGTTTGTCTCCCTCAAGTTGGCGCGGGATGTGGTCAGCCCCTTGAGCACCCTGGTGGCTTCCCTGCAACACCGTTTGGGGAAGACAGAAGAAGAGGAAGAAGAGGAAGAAGAAGAAAAGGCCGGCGATGAACTCGGTCAGCTCGAAAGCAACTTCAAACAGCTGGTGAACAAGCTCGACCTCGCCTTTGCCACCATCGGCCAGATGAACGAAAAGCTTGAGGAAACGGTGGCTGCCCGCACCGCCGAACTCACTTCCGCCATCCATGAACTCAAGGAGGCGCAGGCCCAATTGGTGCAGTCGGAGAAGATGAGCGCCGTGGGACAGCTGGTAGCAGGTGTTGCTCACGAGGTGAACAACACCACCAATTTTATCACCGGTGCCCTGCCCCCCCTGGGAAAACGCTTGGAGGAACTGCGCGGGATTTTGGAAGGACATGGGGAGCAGAGCTGTCCCGATTCGGGTCGGGTGGCTGAGTTGATGCAGAGTATCAACCTGCTCATGGGCAATGTTCAGGAAGGGGCGCGGCGCACCAGCAAAATCGTCACCGATCTCAAGAATTTTTCCCGGCCCGATACGGATCTTGCCCATCCCATAGACATCAATCAATGCCTGGAAAGCACCCTGACCCTAACCCTGCCCGAGTACCGGCACAGGATGGAGGTGGTGCGGGAGTTTGCGCCGGAACTCCCAATGGTGTCCGGATCCCAGGGGCAGTTGAATCAGGTGTTCATGAACCTGATCATTAACGCAATCCATGCCCAGTCGAACAAGGGCTCCTTGCTGATCCGCACCTTTTGTTCCGAGGATGGGGTGCATGTGGTATTTGCCGATAAGGGGGTGGGCATTCCAAAAAATATCCAGGAGCGGATCTTCGATCCTTTTTTCACCACCAAGGAGGTTGGCAAGGGGACGGGATTGGGATTGAGCGTCTCTTTCGGCATCATCAATAAACACCAAGGCAGGATTCTGGTTCGCAGCGAACCCGGACAAGGGGCGGAGTTCGAGGTGATCCTGCCGGCAGGGCAAAAATCGAGCGTATCATAA
- a CDS encoding ABC transporter substrate-binding protein: MNRIIFCIALLLLLAVSAPAWALDCVLLQSSALKPYEEARQGFEKTWLAQRPVSGPKSIGGSTVTQIILSEQPSNDGFALKNQLQSARLIVAIGDQALEFARDLREVPVVYLLAPSARGLAKNFLGIDMRIQPSRQLAAISKALPKVHSIGVLYNPSQSGQWVQEALLSPVGSIQTLLFKKFDSQTSLPGALQELAGKVDAYWLLPDSLLTAPQVFAGLLEFSMKNRIPIISFSEKYLAQGAAVAVTFDTLDLGAQAAELGAQVLLDGLGGDVPITTSPRKVRVVANPTVLERLGITYSAKGIDAIFSPEAGR, from the coding sequence GTGAATAGAATCATTTTCTGCATAGCATTGCTGCTGCTTCTTGCCGTGTCCGCTCCGGCCTGGGCACTGGACTGCGTTCTGCTCCAGTCTTCAGCGCTCAAGCCCTACGAGGAGGCCCGCCAGGGTTTTGAAAAGACCTGGCTTGCCCAGCGTCCGGTTTCGGGCCCGAAAAGCATCGGCGGCAGCACCGTAACACAGATTATTCTTTCCGAGCAACCGTCAAACGATGGTTTTGCCCTGAAAAATCAGCTGCAGAGTGCCCGGCTGATCGTGGCCATCGGCGATCAGGCCCTGGAGTTTGCCAGGGATCTTCGGGAGGTGCCGGTGGTCTACTTGCTGGCTCCCTCGGCCAGAGGGCTGGCCAAAAACTTTCTCGGCATCGATATGCGCATCCAGCCATCCCGTCAGCTGGCCGCGATCAGCAAGGCGCTGCCCAAGGTTCATTCCATCGGGGTTTTGTACAACCCGTCCCAGTCCGGCCAGTGGGTGCAGGAGGCGTTGCTCTCGCCGGTGGGTTCGATCCAGACCCTGCTCTTTAAGAAGTTCGACAGCCAGACCAGTCTGCCCGGTGCACTTCAGGAGCTGGCCGGTAAGGTAGATGCCTATTGGCTGCTACCCGATTCCCTGCTCACTGCGCCGCAGGTGTTTGCCGGCCTGCTGGAGTTCTCCATGAAAAACCGGATTCCCATCATCAGCTTTTCGGAAAAATACCTGGCACAGGGTGCGGCTGTGGCTGTCACCTTCGACACTCTCGACTTGGGAGCCCAGGCGGCCGAGCTTGGCGCCCAAGTCCTTCTCGATGGGTTGGGGGGCGATGTCCCTATTACTACCTCGCCCCGCAAAGTTCGAGTAGTGGCCAACCCTACGGTGCTTGAACGGCTGGGCATTACCTATTCCGCCAAGGGTATCGACGCCATCTTTTCCCCGGAGGCTGGACGATGA